One window of Quercus robur chromosome 5, dhQueRobu3.1, whole genome shotgun sequence genomic DNA carries:
- the LOC126727506 gene encoding exocyst complex component EXO70A1-like — protein MAMAVVESIENLVSARLLLQTSLEKSRTHASALDKMGPRLEEINQRLPSLEAAARSISIQQCAFSRIRDHVDRAIGPAVAVLKVFDTARELENSLLSDPCSDLFDYLSVMNLLEEALKFLSDNCELAMKWLEGIFECVEDNAVTNDWCLLNVKKSLRILQELQVYEERAHLEGGSLSAAFRKIEIEFKRLLLENSVPLVLDSLATSAAEQASVFASSSWPVPVVQKLQAIVQRLNSDNQLESCMSVYVDVRSSNAKQSLQALGLDYLEMSITKFDDVRSIEGYIDQWSKHLMLAVKHVFELEHRLCNDIFKKIGSEVAMGCFSKIASQSGILAFLQFGKRVAESKKDPIKLLKLLDMFASLNNLRFDFNRLFGGEGCIKIKNQTRDLIKKIVDGACEIFWELPVQVELQRRSSPPSDGSVPKLISFVTFYCNQLLGNDYRPILTQVLVIHQSWKQEKYQEGLIPNQVHDIMKEIGLNLDGWSKAYEDISLSYLFMMNNHCHFCNLKGTKLGDMMGDSWLTAHEQYRDFYAVLYLKKSWQRLLAPLSQKGLTSLSGEDLVERLTTFNEAFDDCYKKQSNWVICNEILREKVCKNLVQAIIPVYMCYLQNFSLLVEQDANAGKYVKYSVQNLEKMLSSLFQPNLTSLGVTKQGLLLGNVKSTGRGMENMVSSLFQQKLRRYGSIKQAHWIGKIKNFVTNQFRLTLTAI, from the coding sequence ATGGCCATGGCTGTGGTGGAGAGCATTGAGAATCTAGTATCTGCTAGGCTGTTGTTGCAGACTAGCTTGGAGAAATCAAGAACTCATGCTTCTGCACTAGACAAAATGGGGCCTAGATTGGAAGAGATTAACCAAAGATTGCCATCTTTGGAAGCAGCAGCAAGATCCATCTCAATACAACAATGTGCGTTTTCCAGAATTAGAGACCATGTTGATCGTGCTATAGGACCTGCTGTTGCAGTTCTGAAGGTCTTTGATACTGCTCGTGAGCTTGAGAATTCACTCTTGTCTGACCCTTGTTCTGATCTCTTTGATTACCTCTCAGTCATGAATCTTCTTGAAGAAGCATTGAAATTTCTTTCTGACAATTGTGAGCTAGCAATGAAGTGGTTGGAGGGCATCTTTGAATGCGTGGAGGACAATGCAGTCACCAATGATTGGTGCCTCTTGAATGTGAAGAAATCTTTGAGAATTCTACAGGAGCTGCAAGTCTATGAGGAGCGTGCCCATCTTGAAGGAGGGTCTCTCAGTGCTGCATTTAGAAAGATAGAAATTGAATTCAAGCGACTTCTGCTAGAAAACAGTGTTCCTCTTGTTTTGGATTCCCTAGCAACATCCGCTGCAGAGCAAGCCTCCGTTTTTGCTTCATCATCTTGGCCTGTGCCTGTCGTACAGAAGTTGCAGGCTATTGTTCAAAGATTAAATTCTGATAACCAGCTTGAGTCCTGTATGTCTGTATATGTTGATGTGCGAAGTTCAAATGCTAAACAAAGTTTACAAGCTCTTGGTTTGGATTACCTTGAGATGTCAAtcacaaaatttgatgatgtgCGGAGTATAGAGGGGTACATAGACCAATGGAGTAAGCATTTGATGTTGGCAGTGAAGCACGTATTTGAGCTTGAGCATAGACTCTGCAATGATATCTTCAAGAAGATAGGATCAGAAGTTGCAATGGGATGCTTCTCAAAAATTGCTTCTCAATCTGGAATCCTTGCTTTTCTCCAATTTGGGAAACGTGTGGCTGAAAGTAAAAAGGATcccatcaagctcttgaagctGTTAGACATGTTTGCTTCTTTGAACAATCTGAGATTTGATTTCAATCGGCTTTTTGGTGGAGAAGGCTGCATCAAAATAAAGAATCAGACAAGAGATCTCATAAAAAAGATTGTTGATGGCGCCTGTGAGATTTTCTGGGAACTTCCTGTTCAAGTGGAATTGCAGAGGCGAAGTTCTCCTCCTTCAGATGGCAGTGTTCCAAAGCTGATAAGCTTTGTAACTTTCTACTGTAACCAGCTGCTTGGCAATGATTATAGGCCAATCTTGACACAGGTTCTTGTAATCCATCAGAGTTGGAAACAAGAGAAGTACCAAGAGGGTCTTATTCCCAACCAAGTTCATGATATAATGAAAGAAATTGGGCTAAATTTGGATGGATGGTCAAAGGCCTATGAGGACATCTCCTTGTCCTACCTCTTCATGATGAATAATCACTGCCATTTTTGCAATCTGAAAGGCACAAAGCTTGGGGATATGATGGGAGATTCTTGGTTAACAGCACATGAGCAGTACAGAGACTTTTATGCAGTACTCTACTTGAAGAAGAGCTGGCAAAGGCTTCTGGCACCTTTAAGCCAAAAGGGTCTAACTTCATTGTCTGGTGAAGATTTGGTTGAGAGGCTAACTACATTCAACGAGGCTTTTGATGATTGTTATAAGAAGCAATCCAACTGGGTTATCTGCAATGAAATCTTGAGGGAGAAAGTATGTAAAAATCTAGTGCAAGCTATTATACCTGTTTATATGTGTTACCTGCAAAACTTCAGTCTTTTGGTCGAACAAGATGCTAATGCGGGCAAGTATGTGAAATACAGCGtgcaaaatttagagaaaatgcTAAGCTCTCTGTTCCAGCCAAACCTAACTAGTCTTGGGGTTACTAAACAAGGACTCTTGCTTGGTAATGTGAAATCCACCGGACGGGGTATGGAGAATATGGTCAGCTCTCTGTTCCAGCAAAAGTTAAGGAGGTACGGCAGTATCAAACAAGCACATTGGattggtaaaataaaaaattttgtgaccAACCAATTCCGCTTGACACTTACCGCAATTTGA